The Anomalospiza imberbis isolate Cuckoo-Finch-1a 21T00152 chromosome 8, ASM3175350v1, whole genome shotgun sequence DNA window GTCCTTGTTCCTCTTGGCTGGAGACCACATCACTCCTTATGGCTCAAAAACTCAAAGGGTCCCACTGCTGAGCAAAAACAAGGTCAtggtggtggtggggaggggaaggtgAGGAGACAGACTCATTTTCTGAGTAACAAGTTTGTTCTTGTTAAGGAGAACGTCACAGAGCTATCCTGGCTCCTGGCGAGTTTCACTGCAGCAGGACGAAGCAAAGCTGCAGACACTCTCTCCCGTGAAGCTTCCCTGGCTGCGACGTGGCAGAGCTGAGACGAGGAAGCTGGCATCTGCACTATCTCTCCCTTCCCTGGCCTGCCTGAATGAGACGCTGCAAACCCCACTCCAATATCACTTTGTTCCAGCTACCTCTTGTGCTTTCCTCCAGCTCCGATTGATGCATTGAAGCAACAAAAACAGTACTATTGCTAcaactaataaaaataatagtaataaaaattaataataaccAGGagaattaaggggaaaaaagcatgtTCAGCTCAGTGAGGGCCATGATGCCATAACATCCAGAATGTAACCAACTGCCTGAACTCAAGCTGGTCTCTGCAACTTGCAGGAAACAACACCCACATGGACTTTTTTCCCCAGCGCCCTCCAGCTGCATGCCCACATGGGCTCAGTGATGTAACTGACCTTTCGGCAGGCTCAGCCACCCTCGCTGCCTGTCTCACTGGCAAAGGAGCGAGGTGGCGAGATGGCTTGCCGAGGGGGCTGGGAGGCAAGCTAAGGGACTAACAAGGAGCTGGTTTTGTCTCTCCTTCCCACTCCCTCTGGGCAGCAGGGAATGGCAAACCAACCCACCAGACCCTGGGCAAGAAAGCACAGAGGTAGCTCACACTGGTGGCAGTGTCTCACCTTGAAGTCTCAACTTCCTCGAGCCCCCTGTGCCACCTGGCCCCACATCGGTGTTTCTCAGGCACTTGTTGAGTGGAGCCCCCAAGGATGAAAATACCTGGTCCTGCAGACACCTTCACTCCTCCCTACATCTGCAGGTactcccttgtcctgtctctgCGCTCAGCAAAGATGTGGATCTGCCTACCACCCAGAAGGGACCCTGTTTTTCCAGCACATAAAGCAGCTTAGCTCAGAGGTGGAGCTTTGGTTTacatccttctcctcctctccatTTTGGCAAAGTCCCATTTACCAGCAAAAATCTAAGTGGTGGAGGTGAACAAAACTCACTATGGGCTGGTCCTGCCCCTTGGCAACCAGTGGCACACCCTTTCCATCTGTCCTCCTCCTCACTGTGGCTCTCCAAAACAGCTGTGGAGCTCAGAGTCACACTCTGCCTTCAGTCCCTTGTGGCACAGAGGGCAGTGAAGGGAGGGAGgctgtgacaccagagggagtGCAAATTAAGGCCACCAGCACTCCCTCTCCAGTGCCCACTGCTGTTACCACATCCCCTGGCCAGTAGTGGACCTGGGGATCTCAGGGAGTCTGGGCACTCTTCTCTCCCCAGCCAGAGTGGCTAGGTGGTGAGTAGCAGTGGAGAACACTTCCCAAGAGAcatcttggaaaaaaacaactctTCTTTCTGATGGCAAGAGCAAGGGATGgggctgcttttcccaggaaGAGCAGTTTAGCCTTGTCATGTCTGTCAGCAGTCCTTGAGAAAAGAGGAGGGACAGTGGCAGAAACTTTGGGGGGAAGGTAGTGGGGAGAGGGTCACTGACTTTGGCTCAACTCTTCATCTGGCTGGTTCAGGCTTCTCTTAACTAAATAGTACATAGCCAATGCAATGGGCCTCCCCAGGCCACTTCATACCAGCTTCTCTTCCAGGTAGAGACTGGGAAAATGTAAAGCAGGAGACAGGTTAGAGAGGCtggagaggaaaacagaaaggaaaaggagaggagggaaagggcGGCCTTGTGTTATAACAGCAGAGTCCTAGATCTTAAATACATCACGCAAAATGCAGCGTGGGAGGGGGGCGTTAAAACTCATTATCATTATCTTAAGCAAACTGGTAGCATTATTCAGTAGTTAGTTAACAGAACATTAAACTTTTGTCCAGCACATTTGGACGGGgtaggaaggaagaaagggagaaaaaaggaggaaggaggtGTGGATGTGTGTGTAAAAGGGAGCAGGAACTCAGCCACTCTTGTGACTTCCATCTCCAGTCCGCATTTTCCGAGCCAGGATGACCTCCTTGGAGACCTTCTTGCGATCACTGGCCAGCCCCAGGAGGCACATGAGGTCGATGAAGGCTGTGGTTAAGTTGAAGCGCCAGCCAAACTCACTGGTGGAGTAGTCATAGGGGAACGTGTGGTGGTAGTTGTGGAAGCCTTCTCCTGAAAAACATGACCAGGGAGAGGATGTTGCAGAGCTCTAGGTGACAGACCCTTTATCTTTACCCAAAGCACCGTATTCTTGTAACAGGCTCTGGACTGAGTCCAGGTTCCTCTCTCCTCTCAGCCCAATTTCACCCTTCTGCAATCTACCCCGTCTCATTTGGGCATGACCCAGCATGCCAGGGCTGAGGCAATGACAATCACAGAGGATTTTTGGTGCTTTAGAGGAAAGTAAGCATGTGGCAAGGAACGGTGAAAGGCCCTGGTTCTCCAGCTGCACCAAAAAACCAGAGGATTCCTAATCGTTTTTCCCCTCCCACTACAAGAAATCTTCTAGTATTAATTCAGCTACCAGCTAGACCAGCAGAAAGCCCCCAACAAACCAGGCTAATCAATACTCCTACAACACTGGCAATCCTAATGTCAAATCCAAAGGACATTTccagatggggaaaaaaagcagactAATCAGACACTTCTAATACGCAATCTACACCAGTCAGCCACTATCTGTTCTGGACACTGTCAAGATTGGCTTCAGTGCTCACTCCTTCAAAGACACTGCCTCGACTCCTGCTCCTAACCCTGAATCTCTGCAGTTCAGATCCCTCTCTACTAAAATTCCACAAGCAGATCCTTTGGTGGTGGAAATCAGTGGAGCCCCACTGAGGTACAGTGGTGCAAAACAGATGAGGATTTAGGCGGGGGAAAACAGATAAGAGCATATGCTGATCCTGGGATGTACTTTCCTAGATCTCcaaaatttcagtaaaaaacATGAAAGCATCTATCTTGTCTTACCCTTAAGTACCCCCAAAATCACCACCTGTCCTGAAAACATGTCAAAATGTGAACCTGCTGGTTTTCAAGTTGACAAATCTCAGACAGATATGCAGTGACCGGCAGCACACATTTTTCAGTCTAGTGAACATGGCAGAGAGACCTCTGAACAGGGTAAATAAAATATTGCCACTGAGATAAGAAGGTGGTAAGTGTAGCAGAGTCCTTTCCAGCCTGGAAAGAGTCTGATGGGAGCTGATAACCCCACTGCCCTTATGTACTCCACTGGCCAGCACGGGAAACACCCTCAGATGCAAAAGGCTGGAAGGAAAAGGTGCAAGGGAAATAGGGACACCTGGATTGATAGAAATTCCTAGAAGCAGTTGCAGCCCCAAGAGGCAGTCCCTGTTCTGCAGTCTCCCTGCAGCAAAGACACAGATGCTGAACATACCTAGGGCCCCCAGGCTGACCAAGGGGTTCTCCCGTGGGTTGATGTTCTGGTCATACGGCCGGTTGCCAAACATGTGAGCAGCACTGTTCACTAGCCAAGTGGCATTGAGCCCTATGGTGTAGCGCAGGATGGCTGGAATGAAGAAGCTGATGACGATGGATTCATCCCAGAAGTACCAGGGCACTACAGCTGGCAGTGTGAAGCACAGCAACACCACTGAAGGCTTGTAGTATCTGGAAAGGAAGGGACCAGGAGGAAGGTGTTCAGTGGCAGAGGCAGGACAGGAAGGACTGATTCAGTCCTCTATTTGAAGGATTTATGCTCAGCTATACAGGGAAAATCAAGTGCAGAAATGCCTCATTCCTGAGCCTTGTATCTTTTACTCTGGATGTGCAGAAGCCATGCCTGGAGATTGCCAAGTCCTATCATCAGGCAAGAGACTCAGACTAAATCCTGCTCTCCTCACATCTGCACAAAGCAGTGCCCCCATCACCATGAGCCCAGACACTCAGACAcccagaaaagctgctgctttaGGCCTCATCTCTCATTTGCTTCTTAGCTACATTGGTCCCCCTAAAGGCAACCCCATGCTTCCAGGGTCCCACAAGATGGTCCTTTCTCTAGCTTTGGCCCAGTGCTGCAACTCCTCTTTGCAGACTTGGCTCTGCCTACAAATACACCCCAGCAACAAGTGCAAGCAAGTGGCACAGATGAGCATACAGATGAGCATGTGGATTCTCTCACACTAGAAGAATGGGAATAGAGGAAGGTGAACCACTCTGATGACCCACAACAAAAATCAGTCTGGGACTATGCTAAGAACTTCCTGACTCAGGCTGGTTACTATATGTGTTGAgtcccacatccctgcagcCCTTGTGATAGGCTCACCTGCTCCGGGTCCTAGTATAACCCCAGATGGCTGAGAGATACCCTACCCAAGAGGCACCAGTGAATCAAGACTGTTCTTCCCAGTTACTGCCTCTCTCACATCTCCATTTTCAACCCTTCTTTCACCATACTATTTCCAGAAGACTGAGGGAAGAGGGGGACACACATGGCCTGGAAGAAGTACAGTCTCCAAGGATGTCTCAGAGGCAACTGTGTGTGGGCTCTGGGCCAGCCAAAGCAGCACCTGGGCTGCGGGGTGAGCAGGTGTGGGGAagctcagcctgctgctggCAAGATGCTGCAGGGTAGGCTGGCAAGAGAAGGGTGTGGGAGGGCTAGAGGTAGCACTGGATTCTAAACATTTCCTATAGGAGAGGAACAGCTCATTTCTCACAGTTCATCTCACAGCAAAGCCTTGGGCATGCTGAAGAGTCACATTTCTCACATGATGCCCTCAATCCTCTCACATTCTATCGAAGCCACttgagttcccagcccatttGTCCCTGCTTCATTCCCCACGGCTCCCCACTAGGGTTGACCCCACTACTCACCTGCGCTGGAACATCACCACTTTGTCAGCCTTTATGTCACTCAGGTCCAGCTTCTGTCCCTTCTCGATGACATCGGGGTGCTTGCGCACAAGCAGCCAGCCAATGTGGGAGAAGAAGAAGCCCCGCATGGCATTGTGTGGGTCTGCATCTGTTTCGGAGAACTTGTGATGCACACGGTGGTCCCGGACCCACTCGTAAATGTCATTCTGCAAGTCAACAGGAGTGAAAATTTAGTGTCAGGGCTGGAGACGTTCCCTTCAAATTACAAAATGGCCTGCAATGTTTAAATACTTCAATCCTATTGACCTGAACTTGTATCAGTGGCATTATGCCTCATtagggtttggggtttctggCCTTTAAAACAGAGGTTGGGTTTTGGCTACACCTCTCCAGTTTTttgggaagcagctccagttcaGTGCTGCTCTTTGATTGACCAACTCTGGGCTGGGGGAGTTTTACCACACCCACAGTGCTGCAGGCTCTGACTGGTCAGCCTGTGCCCcacccctgcagcagccactcTCATTGACTGGCTGGTGCCACCTCTCCTATGCTGGGCCCCtgtcccatccccatccctgtccctatccccaTCCCTATCCCTGCACACTGCCAGCCGGGGCTGACCTGTCCCTTCCCTCTACCTGACATTTCCCATAGGTCATCTTGCCTTGCTTGTCCTGGGTTTGCCTAATCAGATGTTTAACTTCGGAGGGGAAAggcttttttaaacttttttttccattggaaATCAAACAGTCTTAAAATTAAGGTCCCTTTTTAGAAGGAGAACAACACACCATTTCAATGACATTTCTCAAAAACACCTCTCTTTAGCCCCATTACTGTTCCATTTAACCAGCAAAATCAATACAGTTTGCAAAATGTCAATGCTTTTATCATTTGTATTATGAAATGATTGCTTTGGCTGATTTTAAGAATAGATTTTCATAAGCCTGTGATCATTTCTTTGtatcaagatttcaatgagcTTAAAGCCATGTATTACAACATCCTAGAAAACATGAAATAGAGATCTAACCATGCTCTATTACCTGTATTACACAAGAGGCTCCTTAATCTCCTGCATACTCAGAACTTTTCCTGAAAACACTTTGAAGGTAGGGAAATGGCATAACCATCCCTATTTCTTGCCTCGAAAGACTAAGGAACTTGTCCACACAGGGAGCCTGTAACAGAGACACGACTCCTCAAGTCCTTTTCAAGTATTGTAACCACTCCTCCTTTAACTGAGATAAAATGATTTACCTGCAGGCTATTCAAGAAGATAATGATAGACATGGGCCAGGGTTAAACTCTTGCTTGTTTCCTAATAGTGGGAACTGCCACCTTCCTTCCAGCCAAATATCTCCAAGTATCAGCAACCCCTGCTGATCTTGGCCAGAGCTTGGTCACTCAGTATTACCCCAGAAGAGGGTggcccagctgccctccctATCTAAGTAAGTAGAGAAATTCAACTAGTACCTATGCTGGAAAAGTTTCACCAGTGACCCAAAGTCTCTTTCACATTCCAGACCCTACACAGCACCATGTAACATGAGAAAGCCCAGTCTGAAATTTGACAGACAACTTGGGCTTGCACATATGGGAAGGTTTTCCCTGTCTTGCTGGAGGCAGGAGGCACAAATTTGGAAAGAGACCTTGTAATGCAGCTGGATCATGGTATGACTTCATCCACCACATCCTGTCTACAAACAAAATCAGGAATCtcaaacagaaaaatctgtATCTTGGCCCAAACTTTAGCTCATTATCTTTTCTACTTGGTCTTATTTTGGGACCACCTCTAACTGCAACCCTGACTGAAAATCATGACTCTCTGAGAAGACTAAGCAAAGCCAAGAAGAATGTCTTCTTCCTTGGGAGTTTCCAGCTACAGACTATAACCATGAGACCTTCTGTTGTGCTGCAGCTTACAGGTCTTGCAGTTGGAAAAGCCAGTTAGAGGCAGAATTCACAAATTCTCTGAAATTACAAGTCACAGGTCTCTGAGCAGCCAACAGGCATTTTCTGGAGGACCTAAGATAAGACCTGGGACAGTCCATAAATTTCCATGATCTTAAAAGTTCCTGATCTCCTTTGCTGCCACTAATAGGAATGAGATAAATTCAACATAAATCTTCTCTTGATCTCACTGGAAAtaactactaaaaaaaaaatccatggggaATAGTATCGAATTTTCAGTAAAACTTTGGATTAGTTCCTATTGAAGCTGAAATATCTGTCTGTCTCTCATCTTTGTCTACTCCTATCCCCTACAGCAATAGCTCAGCAAATTCTTTACCCCTCTGTCCTATAACCCTGTGAAAGATGGTCTTTGTACAGGACTAGCTAATACACAGCAACCCATCCTGTTGCCTTGCTGAGTGCTGAACCACTGGCTGGAATCAGCAGCTtggcctctccccttcctcaTCAAAGACTGCTGTTTGGTACTatcagagaagaagaaattcagTGATGTTTTAGAAAGTTTTTCAAGGCTTAAAAAACTTTACTCTGTTTTGATTACATGTAAACAAAGTAATATCCTCTGGAGAATTACTTAAGAGCACAGCACAGATACTTTTGTGTTTGTTCACCTTTTTATGGCAGAAAGTGCTGCATTCTGACACCTTCCTGAGTACTTCCCACAGACAAGCAACCCTTCAGTACAGTCAGAGGATGGAGTGTTGTTAAGGCTTACTTATAGCAGCAAGCCTGAgaggatttatttttctatacCATGCCAATCTGGGTTTTCACTCTGACTTCTACAGATttgcagttttgtttgttttggggacTGTGAAGTACTCTCACAGTAGTTAGGCAATATCCTGAGATTAGTGCTCTTTGAGAGGTGAAGCAATCTCCCAAGGTGCTTAACAGTGCCTGCAGTTACTTGTGCCTCACTGAATTGGCCCAACCCTTCTCTCCTTAAAATATCACTGACCTGGGACAACTCTCTGGAAGCCAGTGGAGTGATTTGTAACACGATTAGTCCTAAATATCACTCTTCTGAACAAAAGAAACATCCCCTAAATCTCAACAAGTTCTTGATCTTTATGAAATAGCAAATTCTACATCCTGTAGAATTCTACATCCTTGGCTTTGCAGATGTCTTCTCCTTTTTCAGCCACACAGCAAAAGGAGAGTGAGGCAACACCAGGAGAACACTTAACAACACTTCCACACCTCTTTCATGGGACCTGGTGCAAGCACAGGGAGACCACACCTTAAGAGAAAGGTACATTCCTGTTTCAGAGAGCTTTCCTACCCCTGATTTTGGCCAGTTGTCCTCTCAACACTGGGTTTGTCTCAGTCAACCTCTGATGGGACAAGGTAAAGACAACAGGACAGACTCTAGCACTGCAGTGTTAGATGGAAAGGGCTGTCTTTTTCCTAACAAGAGGTAGTAGGAGAGAGGAACCTCTTCATCAGATTGTGTCCCATATCTAAGACAGGGATTCATGGGAGCACTTCCTTCTGAGGACACCAGTGGCACATTGAGGAAGCGCTTACCTGGAAGGCCATGGAGTTCGCAATAGTCAGGAAGATGCGCAGGGGCAGCGTGGCTTTGTAGGAGCGATGACTCCAGAGACGGTGAGATCCAGCTGTGATTCCCAGAGCACTCACCACGAAACACAGAAGAgctacaaagaaaaagaaagtgtttGAGCAGTTGGAGAAAAGCTTCAGGCAGAGCAATACAAAGGTGGGCCTCCCCCCAAAGCTATATAAGCAATAGAGGAATCCATGGAGAGCACAGATTGGGGCAATAAAATTCAATGTGAGATTGCACAAGCTACCAAAGTCTCCTAGGCAATGTGGGGTAAATCAATTCAGCTCTTCATCTCTAATGAGGAAGAAGGTTCCCCCTTAGAAGACTCACAAAGGTTGGTTCTTCAGCATAGTGCCATCTGTCATAGTGCAGAGTAGTCAAAGTTGTAGAAACTGGCTGCTTTCATAAAGCACTGTGGTAAAAGCACTGCCGTCCACCAGGGAACAgcttctccctttccttctaCCCCAAATAATCCAGGTGTTTCCCTGGATTTCTTGCTTTCCTATCTCGCCACTCCCCACTAAATTGCTTTTGCATTATTTTCACCCAGGGATGGTAGATAATCTTAGCATTCTTGAGAGGGACAACTCAAGCCCATAGTTAGGCTTTTCTTCTGATCCATTTCTCAGCAGAAAAAGAGAttcttctttctccctttctggCTAAAAAAAGATCTAACCTATCATCCCACTGAAGCCTGGGCTTCACCTTCAGCTCTACCACTGGTTTAAAATCTGCCCAGAGGCTATTGTTCCTAGGGTATTTTTGATCCCTCCCTCTGCTCAACTCTGGCACCTTTCTCAGAAGGAAACCCCAGGGCTAACGATTCATTGCAAGTTGTGCCCTTGGCAGAGGCAGATGTTGCTGGGCCCTGTTGAGCTTTGAGGGTGCTTCTGCAGGGCAGAAGGAATTCCTTGCCCCTTTGGCATCTAGTAAAAAAACACATCCCTCTCCCAATACATCATGAGTTCATATTTGCCCTGGTCTGTGTGCCTGTTTGCCCTCCTGGGGATTATGGAAATTAACCTCAGCTCCAGCATCTGATCCTAAAACTAAAACGGAGAAAAGACCCCGAGAGTGTCAAAGCAGCATTACACTAAGAAAGTAGGGTAAGAAGAAAATTGGTTCTGCAAATTAACTCTTCCTCTAGGAAGGAAGGGTCAGGAAGTTTGGCAGAAAGAGAGCATTCAACAGCTGGTTTGCTCTGCAAGCTCAGACACAAAGAGGGAAGGGTGCACATCTGTGAACAAGTCAAGTGATCCACCTCTCGTGCTCTGGGGGAAGCAATGCCTTCTTACCAGTCTCCCAGGGCAAACTTTACTAGTATAAATTTGCACATTTCAGCCAATTGTATCGATGATGAAAAGAGTTCTTATTCCTTCATGTAAGTCCATGGATAGGAATTGCTGTTAGTATGCTTGATGTTCAGCCATTCAGTCCTGCCAAAAGGCTCTAATCAAGTTTATCTTGAATGCAGAAAACCAGATACTCTGACAGAAACTTGTCTGGAATCAGAAATCTGAGACCTGAGCCAGGCCTGGCCTGGTTCTTTCATTCAAAATAATACAGGCTTTATTTCCGGTCATCTCTTGCTTCATCTTCCTTCTGTCacctcctttttgtttttctacatTCCCAGCCTAATCTCTTATCCACTAAAAGCCTGACTTGGCTGATTTACCACCATCTTCTGGCCCCTTAAACTTGCATGAACCCTTCTCACTTCCATCCCGCTGCTCAAGACTGATTTTCCCTGTCTGCTGATCTGACCATGATTCCCCATCTTCATCTTCTCCCTTGGttcccctgcctgctgctgaaTGCAGCACAAGCCTTGGACCAGCACAACTCTGCCTTGTGTCTCCCAGCACCTTGGCAGACTTTCAGAAGAGCCAAGCATGCAAGTACAGCAGGATCCAGCCTTTGCAAGAGACAACGGAGCTGAACAAAGCTCACAAAGCTGTCCAATACAGACAATTACACAGACAATCCTCAGAATTTGCCTGTGGATATCCCTGTTGGGAAAAGATGACACCAGCAACAAAGACATTATCAGCAAGTACAGGGAATCACAAAAGAGATGTGATGGGGACACCAACAGACTCCAAACCCAGACAACCCTGTATCTGCTTTTGGGTATCTTTTCCTGGAAGCTTTTGTAAAAAATTGGAAAAGTACCCACTGCTTTTGGGTGCCCCAGCAGAGAACAGACTCAGCCTCCATCCAAAGCCCATGAACCTCAGCAGCTCATGTTGACTTCTCTTGGAGCTGCATCCAAGGTCACTACAATGGCCATAACTCCCTAAGTATAATCCTGTGCTGCCTGGCCTCTTGCCCATGTACAGAAGCTGTAGTTTATCTAAGGGGCAGACACTTTCTGTGGGAAAGCAACTGATTCTCAGTCTATGCATTCGTGGCACCAGCCCCACAGAAAGCCAAACTCTACCTGGAGACAATTAGATCCATCAGCCATATCTAAGAGTTTATTTAATAGTGACAGGATATGCACAATGATTGAAATCCTTGTGGAATACAGAAGAATCCAGCACCCTTATGATTCCGAGAGTTCACCCCCACAAACAGGTACAGTGATGATCATTGCATAGTCAGGGAATCAGCAtctcacagggaagaagaaaaactcCTCCAAGATCACTCACTAAGAATTCAATTGGAAAGAGAGTAGGGAAGGTGAAATAAAATAGCACAGATTTTCACACCTGCCCTGCGATGCTGCCCCAAACTGAAGGACTTAGGGACTCCATCAGCTGAGAATCCAAAGTCATCTTCCATACTGTGCTTTGAACTACACGAGAGTCAAAAGATTGGCAACTCACAGGTGATATTCCCAGTGACCCATTCAACTGGAATACAAAGAATTATGACCACTGGCAGTAATAAGCACTCAGTGCTccaaaaattaaacagaaaacattCCACATTCAGTCATAGCTATGACTCATTAGGCTTTACCTCTTTAGGGCCCAGATTCAGACCCAAGTTATGATGAGAAACCGGGAATGTGCTGAAAGCATTGCCACCTGCAGTGAACACCAAGGATGTTTACATGAAGAGGTATTCCTGATCCAGCAGGTGTCCTTAGGCTTTTTCTCAGTGCAGGACTGTTCCCTCCTTGCTGCCCAGTCCCTGTTAGCCAGATGAGTCCTGCTACTCTCAGGAGAAAGATACCGGGGGCAATGAAATTTACAGGCTGCATAAAGGGAACAGTGTTTAGGAGGAGCAAGAGGATCTGCTGTCACTGAAACCTAACTTCCCTGCCACACTCAGAGAAGCACACCACCTGCTACTTAAGCCTGGAGGGAACACTAAGTGGAGAGGTGTTGCCAGCTGTAGTCTTGATGGGAAAGTAAAAAAACCACTGTAAATACTTTGCTGGTCGTATCTCTGGGGGTAGTATTGGCTGAGATTTTCAGACTGTCAGAATTGCCTAAATTACCCAGCAAGGTTCACCTTGGTCCAAAGATAATACAGCAACAACAAACTATGTTATCTACCCATGCTTCTAGAGCCTCTGGCACTGCAGGGAACTGAGGTGTTGACAGAGCACCATATTGAGAGGAACCATTCCTGTTTACAGACACTGCTGTCCAGGCCAACAGGAGCTAACACAATTACTGTCAGTCTGCTGCATCCAAGGGCTAAAAAGACAAATCATGTTTCCAGGGAGGATCTGAGCAATTAGAGAAGAAACTGCCCATCACCTTTGCATCCTGCCCTTTTAGACTGAGTCTCTGTGCCATTTGGCGAATGACATAAAATGTGCCCATGATCCTTGAAAAGACTAAGCAAGAGTTGGAGAAGTGCAGTGGAAAAGACAATAAATAAAAGGGGAGCTGACTAGAAAGCCAATGCTGGACAGGCTCGGAGAGCTCTTGTGATGGTGAGCTCTCACCTGATCAACAATCCGAGCTCATTCTGGGAGGCTCTGTACCAAAAGAGATCAGGGGATACAATGCACACAGCAACGCAGAACAGCAAACAATGAtgaaggcagggctggggagcttGAGAGACAAAGAGGAATCAGCACAtagagaaatgaaaacaaaagaggaCAGTCACCAATATAACTGGTTTCAGAGGGACAGGAACATCAAGGAGACAGTGGCCTGGATGAAGTGGGTATAAGCAATGGATAAATTATAGAAGGTAGATGAGCTACCAGGCCCCACAGCTGCCTGTTGCAACACAACAGAGAACACCCAGAACCATGCTAATTTTATATTATATGTACACAACCtacctgaaaaacaaacaaagaaacaagcaaaaattccagcagctccagaactACCATTGCTACAGCTGGCCTGCCATGAGCCCATGGTGTACTGCCAGGAGCAACCTCAGTCTCTGCTGCACTATCCTTGTGTGTAACATGGGAGCTATAGTCCTCTCCTTGCTACCAGAGGGTGATGGGAAAAAACAGCAAGTCACTGACATGACAGCCACAAATGCCTTGTATATGCTAAATAAAGGTATGAGCTGAAAAAAGAGCAGTGCAAGGAGCACTTGCTGAGAAGGTAGACATGTAGATCAGAGTATTCCAGTTCCAGTTAGTGCTGAAGGAGAATGGACTATAAAGGAACTCTGAATTGGCTGTAAGGTGCCATGAACCGTGGTCCTTTCCCGGAAAGGAGTGCAGGACAGGGAGCTTGGTGGAGCTACTCCAGCTTTGGTAAGGCCAGATAGATCTTCAGCCAGTCCAGAACAGTGCAGTTCCCCCAAACACCATGTCCTTCTCCCATTCCCAGAACATGTCACTCCAGAATCCACCATGGAATCTTGCAGTGCCTCACAGTGGCAGGAGAGCAACTGGCACTTCATATGAGACTTGACTGAGCAAGGAGAGCAGGAAGGATTGACATCAGctaaaaagcaaagcagattCCTGGGGAGTGCCATGAGATGCCATACAGACATCCTGAAGAGACGCATGGTTGCAAAGATACTGCCTCAGAGACCATTTTGGGATAGGGTGGGGTTTAGCAGAATGCAAAACAGCATTAACTTTCTGGATAAAGATGCTCAAGCCCTCTTAAGTATCCCAAGGGCACTCAAGGGAGAAGGGTTGGATGGATTTGGAAATCATGGAGCATATCAGCAGCTTGAAATGAAATCAGTAAATTCAATTCATTTTTTGCCTTCTCCTTGCCCCAACATCCTGAGGTTATCTGACTCAAATTGGAGGACCCAGGCTGTCATCTCAGTGAGTGAGAGAAGCCAGCAGTCTTTGCTTAGCCTCCAGCCCAAGGATGGGACACAGAACAGGACCAAGAGCCCTGAAA harbors:
- the SCD gene encoding stearoyl-CoA desaturase, with amino-acid sequence MPAHLLQEEEFSSTSSTTAGGTVTSRVTRNGNAVMEKDLFNHEDLAGDRGMIDDIFDETYREKEGPKPPLRYVWRNIILMSLLHLGALFALTLIPSAKIQTLAWALLCFVVSALGITAGSHRLWSHRSYKATLPLRIFLTIANSMAFQNDIYEWVRDHRVHHKFSETDADPHNAMRGFFFSHIGWLLVRKHPDVIEKGQKLDLSDIKADKVVMFQRRYYKPSVVLLCFTLPAVVPWYFWDESIVISFFIPAILRYTIGLNATWLVNSAAHMFGNRPYDQNINPRENPLVSLGALGEGFHNYHHTFPYDYSTSEFGWRFNLTTAFIDLMCLLGLASDRKKVSKEVILARKMRTGDGSHKSG